The segment TTCAAAAGGGTATTGCGACTTAAACCCTAAAACTTTTTCCGCTTTTCCGGTATCCGCCCAATTTTCATAAACATAGCCTTGCAATGGACTGGGGGTATATCGGCATTCAATCTTCTTGCCAAGCGCTTTCTCGAGTATTTTTACCATATCATTTATGGTATATTGAAAACCCGCTCCAATATTAAAAATATCATTTTCAACTTTCGAATTCATCGCCAGCACACAGCCTTCAATAATATCTTTTACAAAAGTAAAATCCCGCGTTTGATTGCCGTCTCCATAAATAACCGGCTTCTCGCCTTTTTGCGCCGCCCACAAGAACTGCGTCACTAAATTCGCGAAGTTCTTTTTTGCTTCCTCGTGCGGGCCATAAACGCTAAAAAATCTTATCCCGATCGATCGCACGCCGTGCCAGTCAAAATATAATTTTGCCAATCTTTCCATCGCATAACGAGCTTCCGTATATAGATCTTTGACATGAACCGGCATATCCTCAGTAAAAGGGGTCGGATTGCCATTGTAGATCGAAGACGAAGAAGCATAAACAAATTTACAATTCTCTCTTTTGGCTAATTCCAAAATCACATTGAACTCGTTTATCGCCTCTCCTACCAAATGCGGATTTTCCCTGTATAGCGGCGTCGAGGAAGGAATGCCATAGTGATAAATTCCGTTTAAATTTTTTATGTCTTCATTCTTGAAAATATTCGCCACCGAAGATTTAATAAATTTAATTTTATTCTTTACCGCCTCTAAGTTTTTCAAGCTTCCCGTAGAAAGATTATCAACCACAAT is part of the bacterium genome and harbors:
- a CDS encoding NAD-dependent epimerase/dehydratase family protein, whose product is MKYLVTGGAGFIGSNLIERLIAEGHDVIVVDNLSTGSLKNLEAVKNKIKFIKSSVANIFKNEDIKNLNGIYHYGIPSSTPLYRENPHLVGEAINEFNVILELAKRENCKFVYASSSSIYNGNPTPFTEDMPVHVKDLYTEARYAMERLAKLYFDWHGVRSIGIRFFSVYGPHEEAKKNFANLVTQFLWAAQKGEKPVIYGDGNQTRDFTFVKDIIEGCVLAMNSKVENDIFNIGAGFQYTINDMVKILEKALGKKIECRYTPSPLQGYVYENWADTGKAEKVLGFKSQYPFEKGLKEIIEYYNYKTSK